One Urocitellus parryii isolate mUroPar1 chromosome 9, mUroPar1.hap1, whole genome shotgun sequence DNA segment encodes these proteins:
- the Cnih4 gene encoding protein cornichon homolog 4, which yields MEAVVFVFSLLDCCALIFLSVYFIITLSDLECDYINARSCCSKLNKWVIPELIGHTVVTVLMLVSLHWFIFLLNLPVATWNIYRFIMVPSGNMGVFDPTEIHNRGQLKSHMKEAMIKLGFHLLCFFMYLYSMILALIND from the exons atGGAGGCAGTAGTGTTCGTCTTCTCGCTCCTCGATTGTTGCGCGCTCATTTTCCTCTCAGTCTACTTC ATAATTACATTGTCTGATTTAGAATGTGATTACATTAATGCTAGATCATGTTGCTCGAAATTAAACAAG TGGGTAATTCCAGAATTGATTGGCCATACTGTTGTCACTGTATTAATGCTTGTTTCATTGCACTGGTTCATATTCCTTCTCAACTTACCTGTTGCTACTTGGAATATATATCG ttttattatGGTACCAAGTGGCAACATGGGAGTGTTTGATCCAACGGAAATACACAATCGAGGGCAACTGAAGTCACACATGAAAGAAGCCATGATCAAACTTGGTTTCCACTTGCTCTGTTTCTTCATGTATCTTTATAG TATGATTTTAGCTTTGATAAATGACTGA